Proteins encoded by one window of Chryseobacterium sp. POL2:
- a CDS encoding VanZ family protein, which yields MLKILKLIFRICIFPYAIVLLYFMFFGFGREAMSINIVRLQPLASSIQFVKNTLFIKDILINIIGNLVMFIPFGFLAWIFPKFYDFKKLILSFLFVLIILEALQYFTRLGVFDIDDIIFNSIGLSLGFYLMAFVEKYISTTKNYKILK from the coding sequence ATGCTTAAAATTTTAAAACTCATATTCCGAATTTGCATTTTTCCGTACGCAATTGTATTGCTGTATTTTATGTTTTTTGGCTTTGGCAGGGAGGCGATGTCTATTAATATTGTAAGACTACAACCTTTAGCATCAAGCATTCAGTTTGTAAAAAATACGTTGTTTATAAAGGATATTCTTATCAATATCATAGGAAATTTGGTGATGTTTATTCCTTTTGGATTTTTAGCATGGATATTTCCTAAATTTTATGATTTTAAAAAACTGATACTAAGTTTTCTTTTCGTTTTAATAATACTCGAAGCCTTGCAATATTTCACAAGACTTGGTGTTTTTGATATCGATGATATTATTTTTAATTCAATAGGACTAAGTTTAGGTTTTTATCTGATGGCGTTTGTCGAAAAATACATTTCAACAACCAAGAATTATAAGATTTTAAAATAG
- a CDS encoding cytochrome-c peroxidase: MKKIVLLGVAAVIMFLLSFAPKVNRELLDMQDPTFQDIVNSYKKAISKWPKPNIEEGVNWKEFSSIKRDSNYFKEQEKPMVILGKMLFFDPKLSSSNQISCSTCHDPEMGWTDRRRVSLGNDHLHGTRNTISILNIAQRQSFFWDGRSLTLEDQAISPIAAHHEMNMEPPLLSEKLEKIKGYKKLFKDAYGDDKINFDRITKALAEFQKTVKSQPSRFDQFLDGKYDALTDQEIYGMHIFRTKAACMNCHNGQYLSDEKFHNIGLTYYKRQYEDLGLYNTTKKPEDVGKFRTPQLRDLLLTRPWMHNGLFDDLEGVVNMYNSGMHMIDPSAEQKKNDLMYPVTDPLLKKLDLTKDETKALVLFLESMSGTKFKMRRPDFPTE; encoded by the coding sequence ATGAAGAAAATAGTTTTATTGGGCGTTGCTGCGGTTATCATGTTTTTACTAAGTTTTGCACCAAAAGTTAACCGAGAACTTTTGGACATGCAAGATCCAACATTTCAGGACATCGTCAACAGCTACAAAAAAGCAATTTCGAAATGGCCAAAACCAAACATTGAAGAAGGCGTCAACTGGAAAGAGTTTTCTTCTATAAAACGAGATTCTAACTATTTTAAAGAACAAGAAAAACCTATGGTCATATTGGGAAAAATGTTATTCTTTGATCCTAAACTTTCTAGTAGCAACCAAATCTCCTGCAGCACTTGTCACGATCCAGAAATGGGCTGGACAGACCGCCGTCGCGTGTCTTTGGGTAACGATCATTTGCACGGCACACGTAATACGATTAGCATTCTCAATATCGCACAACGCCAATCTTTCTTTTGGGATGGACGCTCATTAACATTGGAAGACCAGGCGATTTCTCCAATTGCGGCACATCATGAGATGAATATGGAACCGCCACTTTTAAGTGAAAAACTTGAAAAAATTAAAGGCTATAAAAAATTGTTCAAAGACGCTTACGGTGATGACAAAATCAATTTTGATCGTATAACAAAAGCTTTAGCAGAATTTCAGAAAACTGTAAAAAGCCAACCGAGTCGTTTTGATCAATTTCTTGATGGCAAATACGATGCGTTAACGGATCAAGAAATTTATGGCATGCACATCTTCCGTACCAAAGCGGCTTGTATGAACTGTCATAATGGACAATATCTTAGCGATGAAAAATTTCATAACATTGGGCTGACATATTACAAAAGACAATACGAGGATCTTGGGCTGTATAACACAACCAAAAAGCCAGAAGATGTTGGAAAATTCCGTACGCCGCAACTTCGCGATTTACTATTGACAAGACCTTGGATGCACAATGGTCTTTTTGACGATCTGGAAGGTGTTGTTAACATGTACAACAGCGGCATGCACATGATAGACCCTTCTGCAGAACAAAAGAAAAATGACCTGATGTATCCTGTTACCGATCCATTATTAAAAAAATTAGATTTAACAAAAGACGAAACCAAAGCTTTGGTTCTGTTTTTAGAATCGATGTCGGGAACCAAATTTAAAATGAGACGTCCAGATTTCCCAACAGAATAA